A genome region from Coffea arabica cultivar ET-39 chromosome 7e, Coffea Arabica ET-39 HiFi, whole genome shotgun sequence includes the following:
- the LOC113699033 gene encoding uncharacterized protein: MNPNTSSLLIGIVGAAITLSAYSQTLISPTQCITVGLFVLIFGLLVKEGLISI; this comes from the coding sequence ATGAATCCAAACACAAGTTCCCTCCTGATTGGGATTGTTGGTGCAGCCATCACTCTGTCTGCCTACTCGCAGACTCTCATCTCTCCCACGCAGTGCATCACAGTTGGCCTCTTCGTTCTCATCTTTGGTCTTCTTGTTAAGGAAGGTCTCATCTCTATTTGA
- the LOC140011078 gene encoding pentatricopeptide repeat-containing protein At5g15280, mitochondrial-like, translated as MRRRPISLHSKRMLQTLFSSQLNKPPAKQVRLQSLSQVSVFCYFTTCVESPELSLSPSLIQTNESNEGLPSINFRSIARSVISKSTNIWDSNKNKGEPSVNLSLKDYFLRLSNISPESIRRFWRVSALRPQDVLDILLGFESDSGIFDIEHKKIESLWGVYKWAGEQTSDFQHLPQSCKIMAKMLVRVGLFSEAECLLSRLDSEAIFLGYHEIFSHLIEGYLADCDLERALLNYDRMRRLGLSPSFSCYRSLLDSLVQINETHLAYEAYVDMIKVWMERSAGEKRICENVARLLCIEGRVQEARNLVKSILAFGIEPTNAVLDAIVNGYCEKKDYEDILSFLIETRGVPDVAVGNKVICSLSRSFGAERANEFMQELEQLGFSPNEITFGILIGQTSFEGSVKNAFIFLSEMLSRNLKPDVNTCNALMSALFMEGLWKQSLDVLVEMNDWGVMPKLSTFRVLLSGLLKARQFGQVKAIVGEMAGRGLIRLSLPEDHLSMALTSLGINSLAIKVRRDNDMQFSTTEFFDDLGNGLYLETDLHEFDKIMVNVLHDAMIPDFNSLVLKNCMDGDIKVAVKMVDEMSQWGQVLSTSSASILIKRLSGSHINIKMINSVLEKLPYLIYQLDQGALNKLVQKYSRRGCTCWAKLIFDNMIRMKLEIENETYSALLISLCKRANLRSFQLCWEVAHNSIWLPALKDGKDLLNCLCQPKLLKEAVELLEAILMGFRCKPLDACNALIEKLCCRGFTNIADVLAKELLERGLVLDDVVYNHLLSGFCREKRLAEASLLVDAMVAKKFDPCLDVSLQLIPQLCKAGNLEKAVLLKDICIKKQSSAQLSVYHALINGLCKVGRLVEAFHLLEEMSLKRQLLDKEVYNMLLQGYYQVNDLKKVGELLGVMIRKKVGMSTSTYCNLVQLACAAGKFSSALSLKELMLKENSLSQIATYNILLFHLSLVQNTTRVVDTIVDGIQSKGLQFDAVTYNSIVKGASYDVPRSLRYLETMITQGFRPSNRALRNVTCILCCLGELGKALQLSQEMELRGWIHGSVIQLNIVEAFLRTGNLRGAVKFLDRMALKGLIPKSINYDYIIKRLCQHGELEKASDLLNIMIKNGSILDSTSFDYLVLSCCVNHKLDTALDYHSEMLCRNLIPSSKTWNALVSSFSEAGRVVEAERLLHVMVQRGETPSREMYSAVINKYRSENNLGKASQLLKAMQQCGQEPDFETHWSLISNFSSSVNKDDSTKSGGFLSKLLSGIGFPRKD; from the coding sequence ATGAGAAGAAGACCCATATCATTGCACAGCAAGCGAATGCTTCAAACGCTCTTCAGCTCCCAGCTAAACAAACCTCCCGCCAAGCAGGTCCGACTTCAATCTCTCTCCCAGGTCTCTGTCTTTTGCTACTTTACAACTTGCGTTGAGTCCCCAGAACTATCTTTATCACCTTCTTTGATTCAAACAAACGAATCCAATGAAGGGTTGCCCTCAATTAACTTCCGTAGCATTGCAAGATCAGTCATATCAAAGTCTACAAATATTTGGGATAGCAATAAGAATAAAGGTGAGCCTTCAGTCAATCTTTCTTTAAAAGATTACTTTTTGAGACTGTCTAATATATCTCCTGAAAGTATTCGGAGGTTTTGGAGGGTTTCTGCTTTGAGACCTCAAGATGTTCTTGACATATTACTGGGTTTTGAATCTGATAGTGGGATATTTGACATTGAGCATAAAAAGATTGAATCTTTATGGGGAGTTTATAAGTGGGCTGGTGAACAGACCTCGGACTTTCAGCATCTTCCTCAGTCCTGCAAGATTATGGCCAAAATGCTTGTGCGGGTGGGGTTGTTTAGTGAAGCTGAGTGCTTGCTTTCCAGGTTGGATAGTGAAGCAATTTTCTTGGGCTATCATGAAATCTTCAGTCACTTGATTGAAGGGTATTTAGCGGATTGTGACTTGGAGAGGGCTTTGTTGAATTATGATCGAATGAGAAGGCTAGGTTTATCCCCATCCTTTTCATGTTACCGATCACTTCTTGACTCTTTGGTTCAAATCAATGAAACCCACTTGGCGTATGAAGCTTATGTGGATATGATCAAGGTGTGGATGGAAAGAAGCGCAGGAGAAAAGCGCATTTGTGAGAATGTTGCACGTCTTCTGTGCATAGAAGGAAGGGTTCAAGAAGCCAGGAATCTTGTCAAGAGCATTTTAGCTTTTGGAATCGAACCTACTAATGCTGTTCTTGATGCTATTGTTAATGGATATTGCGAGAAAAAGGACTATGAGGACATACTGAGTTTTCTTATTGAAACTAGGGGAGTGCCTGATGTTGCAGTAGGCAACAAGGTCATATGTTCTTTGAGTAGAAGCTTTGGTGCCGAGAGAGCAAATGAATTCATGCAAGAATTGGAGCAGTTAGGATTTTCTCCAAATGAAATAACCTTTGGAATTCTGATTGGTCAGACTTCTTTTGAAGGGAGTGTGAAGAATGCCTTCATTTTTCTCTCAGAGATGCTGTCCAGAAACCTCAAGCCTGACGTAAATACCTGCAATGCTCTTATGAGTGCCCTCTTCATGGAGGGCCTGTGGAAGCAATCACTGGATGTTCTTGTAGAGATGAATGATTGGGGAGTGATGCCCAAGTTATCAACATTCAGGGTTCTGTTGTCAGGATTGTTAAAAGCGAGACAATTTGGTCAAGTGAAGGCCATAGTTGGTGAGATGGCAGGTCGTGGCTTGATTCGACTCTCATTGCCCGAAGATCACCTGTCTATGGCATTAACCTCGCTGGGGATTAATTCACTGGCCATAAAGGTTAGAAGGGACAATGATATGCAGTTTTCAACGACTGAGTTTTTTGATGATCTTGGGAATGGACTTTATTTGGAGACGGATCTTCATGAGTTTGACAAAATAATGGTTAATGTTCTTCATGATGCCATGATTCCAGATTTCAATTCCCTTGTGTTGAAGAATTGTATGGATGGTGATATTAAAGTTGCGGTGAAGATGGTGGATGAAATGTCTCAATGGGGCCAAGTATTATCTACCTCTTCTGCATCAATATTAATCAAGAGGCTTTCTGGATCCCATATAAATATTAAGATGATTAACAGTGTCCTGGAGAAACTGCCTTACTTGATTTATCAACTTGATCAGGGAGCATTAAACAAGCTTGTTCAGAAGTATAGCAGAAGGGGATGTACATGCTGGGCAAAATTGATATTTGATAACATGATACGAATGAAGTTAGAAATTGAGAATGAAACATATAGTGCTCTTCTGATAAGCCTGTGCAAAAGAGCAAATTTGAGAAGCTTCCAACTCTGCTGGGAGGTTGCACATAACAGCATCTGGCTTCCTGCCTTGAAGGACGGTAAGGACCTTCTAAATTGCTTATGCCAACCAAAACTACTGAAAGAGGCTGTGGAACTGCTTGAAGCCATCCTAATGGGATTCCGTTGCAAACCATTGGATGCTTGTAACGCGCTCATTGAAAAGCTGTGCTGTAGAGGTTTCACCAATATTGCTGATGTATTGGCAAAGGAACTCTTGGAGCGGGGCCTTGTCTTGGATGATGTGGTTTACAACCATCTCCTTAGCGGATTTTGTAGAGAGAAAAGGCTTGCTGAAGCTTCTCTGCTAGTGGATGCCATGGTTGCCAAGAAGTTTGATCCTTGCTTGGACGTATCCCTTCAGTTAATTCCTCAGCTCTGTAAGGCTGGTAACTTGGAGAAAGCTGTTTTGCTGAAAGATATATGCATCAAAAAACAATCTTCTGCTCAGCTTTCTGTCTACCATGCTTTGATCAATGGACTTTGCAAGGTGGGGAGGTTGGTAGAAGCTTTCCATTTACTTGAGGAGATGTCACTGAAGAGGCAACTTCTGGACAAGGAAGTTTATAATATGCTTCTTCAGGGGTATTATCAAGTTAATGACTTGAAGAAAGTGGGAGAGCTTCTTGGTGTCATGATAAGAAAGAAAGTAGGCATGTCAACATCTACTTATTGCAATTTGGTGCAACTGGCTTGTGCAGCAGGCAAGTTTTCTTCTGCATTGAGCTTAAAAGAGCTTATGCTTAAAGAAAACAGCCTTTCCCAGATTGCTACATATAATATTTTGCTATTTCACTTATCATTAGTGCAAAACACTACTAGAGTTGTGGACACAATAGTTGATGGGATTCAGAGTAAAGGATTGCAATTTGATGCGGTAACTTACAATTCCATTGTTAAAGGCGCATCTTATGATGTGCCTCGTTCTTTGAGGTATCTTGAAACTATGATTACACAAGGTTTTAGACCAAGTAATCGTGCTCTGAGAAACGTGACGTGCATCCTTTGTTGCCTTGGAGAGCTGGGAAAAGCCTTGCAACTTAGTCAAGAAATGGAATTGAGAGGTTGGATTCATGGTTCAGTTATTCAACTTAATATAGTCGAGGCCTTCCTTAGAACCGGTAACCTTCGAGGAGCAGTGAAGTTTTTGGACAGGATGGCATTAAAAGGTCTCATCCCCAAAAGTATCAACTATGATTATATAATAAAGCGGCTCTGTCAGCATGGAGAACTGGAAAAGGCTAGTGATCTTCTGAATATAATGATAAAGAATGGAAGTATTCTTGATTCTACCAGTTTTGACTATCTCGTCCTCAGTTGCTGCGTAAATCACAAGTTGGATACAGCTCTGGATTACCACAGTGAGATGTTGTGCAGAAACCTAATTCCAAGCAGCAAGACTTGGAATGCTCTTGTCAGCAGCTTCAGTGAAGCCGGACGAGTTGTCGAAGCAGAAAGGCTACTTCATGTCATGGTTCAGAGAGGTGAAACTCCAAGCAGGGAGATGTATTCTGCTGTGATCAATAAGTATCGATCTGAAAATAACCTTGGGAAAGCATCACAACTCTTAAAAGCAATGCAACAGTGTGGCCAGGAGCCTGATTTCGAGACTCATTGGTCATTAATAAGCAATTTCAGCAGTTCCGTCAACAAAGATGATAGCACTAAAAGTGGCGGCTTCCTCTCAAAGCTTCTTTCTGGAATTGGATTTCCTAGGAAGGATTGA
- the LOC113698426 gene encoding casparian strip membrane protein 1-like yields MRSGALEMGSEVAKGAASGPVNRGAAVVDFFLRVFAIIATLGSAIAMGTTNETLPFFTQFIRFRAKYTDLPMFTFFVVANSVVSAYLVLSLALSIFHIMRSRAHASRIVLIFFDAGMLALLTAGASAAAAIVYLAHKGNSRANWIAICQQFNSFCERISGSLIGSFGGILIFVVLILLSAVALSRR; encoded by the exons ATGAGGAGTGGTGCTCTTGAGATGGGCAGTGAAGTGGCCAAGGGTGCGGCTTCAGGTCCAGTGAATAGAGGAGCTGCTGTGGTGGATTTCTTTCTGAGGGTTTTCGCGATTATTGCGACTTTAGGGAGTGCCATTGCCATGGGAACAACTAATGAGACACTCCCCTTTTTCACACAGTTCATTCGGTTTAGGGCCAAATACACTGATCTTCCAATGTTCAC GTTTTTTGTGGTCGCGAACTCTGTGGTGAGTGCATACTTGGTTCTTTCTCTGGCACTATCCATCTTCCACATCATGAGGAGCAGGGCGCATGCCAGTCGAATCGTCTTGATATTTTTTGACGCG GGAATGCTGGCGCTTCTGACCGCAGGAGCATCAGCTGCAGCAGCAATAGTGTACCTAGCTCACAAAGGCAATAGCCGGGCAAACTGGATTGCCATCTGCCAGCAGTTCAACTCCTTCTGCGAACGAATTTCGGGTTCCTTGATTGGCTCTTTTGGTGGaatacttatttttgttgtgTTAATCCTGTTGTCTGCTGTTGCCCTCTCTCGTCGCTAA
- the LOC113698026 gene encoding casparian strip membrane protein 1 produces the protein MPFKKKTKVSPEPEVDEESNESAPKAGANRGISKLDLVMRMVAAIGTLGSALAVGTANGSGPFFAGFFRFGAGYDDLPTFTFLVVTNAIVCGYLVLSLVLSIFHILKSSARVTRVILIILDTVMVAYLTGGASSAAAMVHLAHKGNGGAICQQHNSFCDRVAGALVGSFIGVVVLLLLISMSAVALSRH, from the exons ATGCCTTtcaaaaagaagacaaaggtatCGCCCGAGCCTGAGGTCGACGAAGAGTCCAATGAGTCGGCTCCAAAAGCCGGGGCTAACAGAGGGATTTCCAAACTAGACTTGGTTATGAGAATGGTTGCGGCAATTGGCACCCTTGGGAGTGCTCTTGCCGTGGGAACGGCCAACGGGTCTGGCCCGTTTTTCGCAGGGTTCTTTCGTTTTGGGGCGGGATATGATGATCTTCCTACATTCAC GTTTCTGGTGGTTACCAATGCAATAGTATGCGGCTACCTGGTTCTTTCTCTCGTACTGTCCATCTTCCATATTCTGAAGAGTTCTGCCCGAGTAACTAGAGTGATTTTGATCATTTTGGACACG GTGATGGTGGCATATCTGACGGGTGGAGCTTCCTCAGCAGCCGCCATGGTGCATTTGGCCCACAAGGGCAATGGTGGGGCCATCTGTCAGCAGCACAACTCCTTCTGCGACAGAGTTGCGGGGGCTTTGGTTGGTTCCTTCATTGGAGTTGTCGTGCTCCTGCTCTTGATTTCCATGTCCGCCGTTGCTCTCTCTCGCCATTAG